In Aliiroseovarius pelagivivens, a single window of DNA contains:
- a CDS encoding DUF1636 family protein: MTTWITICDTCKHEDWAERGMEQTDGEVLAALIEAQADGTAVRTRRVSCLMGCDNSCNVAIQANGKLCYTLGRFEVSEDAAQGIVDYAVAHADSDTGQVPYREWPQAVKGHFVTRHAPLPEDT, encoded by the coding sequence ATGACAACCTGGATCACCATCTGTGACACTTGCAAGCACGAGGATTGGGCCGAGCGCGGGATGGAGCAGACCGATGGCGAAGTTCTGGCCGCGCTGATCGAGGCGCAGGCCGATGGCACCGCTGTCCGCACGCGCCGCGTGTCCTGTCTGATGGGCTGTGACAACAGCTGCAACGTGGCCATTCAGGCGAACGGCAAGCTTTGCTACACGCTGGGACGGTTCGAGGTGTCCGAGGATGCCGCACAGGGGATCGTCGACTATGCGGTGGCCCATGCGGATAGCGACACCGGGCAAGTGCCGTACCGCGAATGGCCGCAGGCCGTTAAGGGCCATTTCGTGACCCGCCACGCACCCTTGCCGGAGGACACATGA
- a CDS encoding YbjN domain-containing protein yields the protein MKSFLFSGALALSMMGGHAATAQQVKASEPASVLAYFEDLGAPAKLVEDSVGDPSVEVQYYGTSMVVFFYGCRNNTNCNSLQFFAAYTAESEITLEGLNDWNAAQRYGRAYRAEDGRKMLEYDIYTGQDGVSMADFDEVFDIWTEVVESFEDALS from the coding sequence ATGAAATCCTTTCTTTTTTCTGGTGCACTGGCGCTGTCAATGATGGGTGGTCACGCCGCAACTGCTCAGCAGGTGAAAGCGTCTGAACCTGCAAGCGTTTTGGCCTATTTTGAAGATCTCGGAGCCCCTGCAAAACTGGTCGAAGACAGCGTTGGCGACCCCTCTGTCGAGGTGCAGTATTACGGCACCAGCATGGTCGTTTTCTTCTATGGATGCCGCAACAATACGAACTGCAACTCTCTTCAGTTCTTTGCAGCCTACACCGCGGAAAGCGAGATCACGCTGGAGGGCCTGAACGACTGGAACGCCGCGCAGCGCTATGGCCGAGCCTATCGCGCCGAGGACGGTCGTAAAATGTTGGAGTATGACATCTATACCGGTCAGGACGGCGTCAGCATGGCTGACTTTGACGAGGTCTTCGATATCTGGACCGAGGTCGTGGAAAGCTTCGAAGACGCGCTTTCCTAA
- a CDS encoding ornithine cyclodeaminase family protein yields MTPELIPFDADNLLSWQGLANAFLEDHAKPKAEIGDTFLYRGEDTMLTRSAWIDGLGIAVKTANIMPGNPGRGEPMIHGAVNLYDDTTGLLEAIVDFHLVTKWKTAGDSALGARLLARPDSKVVLIVGAGTVGRNLRMAFEAMFPSAHFLIWNRSPEGAAKFADEFDKTDAVASLEEGFAQADIITSATMTTDPLIKGEWLRPGQHLDLIGAYRPDMREADDTALTRARLFMDSRDTVLDHIGEFKDPLSRGVISRDDVVGDLYDHKDGVFKRAPEDITLYKNGGGAHLDLMTSRYILNAWRNR; encoded by the coding sequence GTGACCCCTGAACTGATCCCCTTTGACGCCGACAATCTTCTTAGCTGGCAAGGTCTGGCCAACGCATTCCTTGAGGACCACGCAAAACCAAAAGCCGAGATCGGGGATACCTTCCTGTATCGCGGCGAAGACACGATGCTGACGCGCTCGGCGTGGATTGACGGGTTGGGGATCGCAGTGAAGACCGCCAACATCATGCCCGGCAATCCGGGACGGGGCGAGCCGATGATCCACGGCGCGGTGAACCTGTATGACGACACCACCGGGCTGCTGGAAGCCATCGTGGATTTCCACCTTGTCACCAAGTGGAAAACTGCAGGCGACAGCGCCCTTGGCGCGCGGCTTCTGGCGCGGCCCGACAGCAAAGTCGTGCTGATCGTCGGCGCGGGCACGGTCGGGCGCAATCTGCGCATGGCCTTTGAGGCCATGTTCCCCAGTGCGCACTTCCTGATCTGGAACCGTAGCCCCGAGGGCGCTGCCAAATTCGCGGATGAGTTCGATAAGACCGACGCCGTGGCCTCGTTAGAAGAGGGTTTCGCGCAGGCGGACATCATCACCTCGGCCACCATGACGACTGATCCCCTGATCAAAGGCGAGTGGCTGCGCCCCGGCCAGCATTTGGACCTGATCGGCGCCTATCGCCCCGACATGCGCGAGGCGGACGACACCGCCCTGACCCGCGCACGCCTGTTCATGGACAGCCGCGACACGGTGCTGGATCACATTGGCGAATTCAAAGACCCGCTGTCCCGTGGGGTGATCAGCCGCGACGATGTGGTGGGCGACCTTTACGACCACAAAGATGGCGTTTTTAAGCGCGCGCCCGAGGACATCACACTCTACAAAAACGGCGGCGGCGCGCATCTGGACCTGATGACCAGCCGCTACATCCTGAACGCTTGGAGGAACAGATGA
- the cobW gene encoding cobalamin biosynthesis protein CobW encodes MQAKIPATVVTGFLGAGKTTLIRHMLDNAKGKRIALIINEFGDLGVDGDILKGCGDETCTEDDIMELSNGCICCTVAEDFIPTLEKLLDRDTPPDHIVIETSGLALPQPLVRAFQWPEISTRVTVDGVVTVVDGKAVFDGQFASNLDAVEAQRKLDENLDHETPLSELFKDQVTCADMIVVNKSDLLADGEADQLVSRLTGESRDGVQVVRSTMGALPVEVLLGQGMGAEDDMDARLSLHEKGHHHHDDHHHDHDDDHHHHDHDDDHHHDDHHHHHDHDHDAFESFVVTLGEVSDPKAFAEKVAEVIRANNILRLKGFAAVEGKPMRLTLQAVGPRVDTYFDQPFGTQARETRLVVIGQSGLDRTAIEQALTA; translated from the coding sequence ATGCAAGCAAAGATTCCTGCCACCGTGGTCACCGGTTTTCTGGGCGCGGGCAAGACGACCCTGATCCGCCACATGCTGGACAACGCCAAGGGCAAGCGCATCGCGCTGATCATCAACGAGTTTGGTGATCTGGGCGTGGATGGCGACATCCTGAAAGGTTGTGGGGACGAAACCTGCACCGAGGATGACATCATGGAGCTGTCGAACGGCTGCATCTGTTGCACCGTGGCCGAGGATTTCATTCCGACGCTTGAAAAGCTTCTGGACCGCGACACGCCCCCTGATCACATCGTGATTGAAACCTCGGGTCTGGCGCTGCCGCAACCCTTGGTGCGTGCTTTCCAATGGCCCGAGATCTCGACCCGCGTGACCGTGGATGGAGTTGTGACCGTGGTGGACGGCAAGGCCGTGTTTGACGGTCAGTTCGCGTCCAACCTGGATGCCGTCGAAGCCCAGCGCAAGCTGGACGAGAACCTAGATCACGAAACGCCTCTGTCAGAGCTGTTCAAGGATCAGGTCACTTGCGCCGACATGATCGTCGTCAACAAGTCCGATCTTCTTGCCGATGGCGAAGCGGATCAGTTGGTCTCGCGGCTGACCGGTGAAAGCCGCGATGGAGTTCAGGTGGTCCGCTCGACCATGGGTGCGCTGCCGGTCGAGGTTCTGCTGGGGCAGGGCATGGGCGCCGAGGATGACATGGATGCACGTCTATCGCTGCACGAGAAGGGGCATCATCACCACGATGATCACCACCATGACCATGACGACGACCATCACCATCATGATCACGATGATGACCACCATCATGACGACCATCACCACCACCACGATCACGACCATGATGCGTTTGAAAGCTTCGTGGTTACGCTGGGGGAAGTCTCAGACCCGAAAGCTTTTGCCGAAAAGGTCGCCGAGGTGATCCGCGCCAACAACATTCTGCGTCTGAAAGGCTTCGCGGCCGTTGAAGGCAAGCCGATGCGTCTGACGCTTCAAGCTGTTGGTCCGCGTGTGGACACGTATTTCGACCAACCCTTTGGCACCCAGGCCCGCGAAACGCGGCTGGTGGTCATCGGTCAGTCGGGTCTTGACCGCACAGCCATCGAACAGGCGCTAACCGCATGA
- a CDS encoding HAD-IA family hydrolase: MTQNIPVTAVVFDIGNVLIRWQPEELYDQWVGQARREDMFAAVDLHFMNELVDRGGDFRQVIYDTADKHPAYRDEIRWWHDRWLDLAGPAIDLSVATLRALKTRGVPVFALSNFGIGTFEVGEAAYDFLSEFDRRYISGHMGVTKPSARIYQMLEDDCGHAPGGLLFTDDRTENIDAAVQRGWQTHHFTSPRSWADTLIARDLIKESDL; encoded by the coding sequence ATGACACAGAATATCCCCGTCACCGCCGTGGTCTTTGACATCGGCAACGTCCTGATCCGCTGGCAGCCGGAAGAGCTGTATGACCAGTGGGTTGGACAAGCCCGTCGGGAAGACATGTTCGCCGCCGTCGATCTGCATTTCATGAATGAACTGGTCGACCGAGGCGGGGATTTTCGGCAGGTAATCTATGACACCGCCGACAAACACCCCGCCTATCGGGACGAGATCCGCTGGTGGCATGATCGCTGGCTGGACTTGGCCGGCCCCGCGATTGACTTGTCCGTTGCCACTCTGCGTGCGTTAAAAACCCGGGGCGTGCCGGTCTTTGCCCTGTCGAACTTCGGCATCGGCACGTTCGAGGTCGGGGAAGCCGCCTATGACTTCCTGTCCGAGTTCGATCGCCGATATATCTCGGGCCATATGGGCGTAACCAAGCCCAGCGCGCGGATCTATCAGATGCTGGAAGACGACTGTGGCCACGCGCCCGGCGGTCTTCTATTCACCGACGACCGAACTGAGAACATTGACGCCGCCGTCCAGCGCGGTTGGCAGACCCACCACTTCACCTCGCCCCGTAGCTGGGCCGACACCCTTATCGCCCGCGACTTGATTAAGGAGAGCGACCTGTGA
- the cbiB gene encoding adenosylcobinamide-phosphate synthase CbiB, giving the protein MSYAGVLALALLLDAFVGEPDWAWKRVPHPAVLMGRAIGRLERALNEGDNRFFNGAMGVFVLAALAGIVGLVIQHLPFGGLLEIILAAILLAQKSLAQHVQAVADALRQSTEEGRNAVAMIVGRDTQDMRDDAIARGAIESAAENFSDGVVAPAFWFLIAGLPGLMVYKLVNTADSMIGYRNKRYEQFGKFAARLDDVLNWVPARLTAVILMLASRKWSAWSVIRRDAPLHRSPNAGWPEAAMASTLNVALSGPRAYHGEMRDFPWVNGEGARDIGAKEVDQAVDALWSAWLVLLGVVILLAVVS; this is encoded by the coding sequence ATGAGCTACGCTGGTGTGCTTGCCCTCGCCTTGTTGCTGGACGCCTTTGTAGGCGAACCCGATTGGGCGTGGAAACGAGTGCCGCATCCAGCGGTCTTGATGGGTCGCGCAATCGGGCGGCTCGAGCGTGCGTTGAACGAAGGCGATAACCGTTTCTTCAACGGTGCGATGGGAGTTTTCGTACTGGCTGCTTTGGCAGGGATCGTTGGCCTAGTGATCCAGCATCTGCCCTTTGGCGGGCTTCTGGAAATCATCTTGGCTGCGATCCTTCTGGCGCAGAAATCCTTGGCTCAGCACGTGCAGGCCGTGGCCGACGCGCTACGCCAATCGACGGAAGAAGGACGCAACGCGGTTGCCATGATCGTTGGCCGAGACACGCAGGATATGCGTGACGATGCCATCGCACGCGGTGCGATTGAAAGCGCGGCCGAGAACTTCTCGGACGGGGTGGTGGCGCCTGCCTTCTGGTTCCTGATTGCGGGGCTGCCGGGGCTGATGGTCTATAAGCTGGTGAACACGGCCGACAGCATGATCGGCTATCGCAACAAACGATACGAACAGTTCGGCAAATTCGCCGCCCGTTTGGATGACGTGTTGAACTGGGTGCCCGCGCGGCTGACCGCCGTGATTCTGATGCTGGCAAGTCGCAAATGGTCCGCGTGGTCGGTGATCCGTCGCGATGCCCCCTTGCACCGCTCGCCCAATGCGGGCTGGCCCGAAGCGGCCATGGCCTCGACCCTGAATGTGGCCCTCTCCGGACCCCGCGCCTATCACGGCGAGATGCGGGACTTCCCGTGGGTGAACGGCGAAGGCGCGCGCGACATCGGCGCGAAAGAGGTCGATCAGGCCGTGGATGCCCTGTGGTCGGCATGGTTGGTCCTGCTGGGCGTCGTGATCCTACTTGCGGTTGTCTCGTGA
- a CDS encoding response regulator, which translates to MQILIVEENPDLARIWSAHLTRQGMDVSHAQSKSEAHALVTERAFDVVILDADIDGGRPIALADYISYRLPAARIIFVTSTSFFSDGSIFALASNAHACVSVDAEPSDIVSLVDYHARAAQQEAGTRDG; encoded by the coding sequence ATGCAAATACTGATTGTCGAAGAAAACCCCGATCTGGCCCGGATCTGGTCGGCGCACCTAACGCGTCAGGGGATGGATGTATCGCACGCCCAGTCGAAGTCCGAGGCACACGCGTTGGTGACCGAGCGCGCGTTCGACGTGGTTATTCTGGACGCCGACATTGATGGTGGACGGCCGATTGCGCTTGCGGATTATATTTCCTATCGCCTGCCTGCTGCGCGGATCATCTTCGTGACCAGCACCAGCTTCTTTTCCGATGGCTCGATCTTTGCCTTGGCGTCAAATGCCCATGCGTGCGTGTCAGTGGACGCGGAACCCTCTGACATCGTCAGTCTTGTCGACTACCACGCCCGTGCGGCGCAACAAGAGGCCGGCACACGCGACGGATGA
- a CDS encoding threonine-phosphate decarboxylase, which translates to MTQAEERDHGGGLDAAIARFGGTRTGWLDLSTGINPLPYPVGAFSADAWTALPDKGAFARLEAAARSFWNVPDGAAVLAAPGASALIARIPSLLPAGQVQIEGPTYNEHAAGFQAQGWQVTDHAAPARVVVHPNNPDGRVWPDLDLDRALTVIDESFCDVIPDQSLIEAATKPGVLILKSFGKFWGLAGLRLGFVIGDPALIAKLRDTIGPWQVSGPALELGAQALEDSAWADATRTRLAEDTARLDALMSANGAEALGGTTLFRLYDVGDAQAWQDRLAERHIWSRIFPYSTRWLRLGLPHPDRWSQLEAAL; encoded by the coding sequence ATGACCCAAGCGGAAGAACGCGATCACGGGGGCGGGCTGGACGCAGCCATCGCGCGGTTCGGCGGCACACGTACCGGCTGGTTGGACCTGTCCACTGGCATCAACCCGCTGCCCTATCCTGTGGGTGCGTTCTCGGCGGATGCATGGACCGCGCTGCCCGACAAGGGCGCGTTTGCACGGCTTGAGGCCGCGGCGCGCTCGTTTTGGAACGTGCCGGATGGTGCTGCGGTTTTGGCCGCGCCCGGTGCGTCTGCTCTGATCGCCCGCATCCCCTCGCTTCTGCCTGCGGGTCAGGTGCAGATCGAAGGTCCAACCTATAACGAACACGCCGCCGGGTTTCAGGCGCAAGGCTGGCAGGTCACAGATCACGCCGCCCCAGCCCGCGTCGTCGTACATCCCAACAACCCCGATGGTCGCGTCTGGCCGGACTTGGACTTGGACCGTGCCCTGACCGTGATCGACGAAAGCTTTTGCGATGTGATCCCGGATCAAAGCCTGATCGAGGCCGCGACCAAACCGGGCGTGTTGATCCTGAAAAGCTTCGGCAAGTTCTGGGGACTGGCTGGGTTGCGACTGGGCTTCGTGATCGGAGATCCCGCGCTGATCGCCAAGCTGCGCGACACGATTGGACCTTGGCAGGTTTCTGGTCCCGCGCTGGAATTGGGTGCTCAGGCGTTAGAGGATTCGGCATGGGCCGACGCGACGCGTACACGGTTGGCGGAAGACACCGCGCGTCTGGATGCGTTGATGAGCGCCAATGGCGCCGAAGCGCTGGGCGGCACCACTCTGTTCCGGCTTTACGATGTGGGTGACGCGCAGGCGTGGCAAGACCGCTTGGCCGAACGCCATATCTGGTCGCGCATCTTCCCCTATTCGACGCGCTGGCTTCGCCTTGGGCTACCGCATCCAGATCGTTGGTCGCAACTGGAGGCCGCCCTATGA
- the smc gene encoding chromosome segregation protein SMC, protein MRFSKLRLNGFKSFVDPTDLVIADGLTGVVGPNGCGKSNLLEALRWVMGENRPTAMRGGGMEDVIFAGASSRPARNFAEVSLLLDNSERLAPSGFNESDNLEIVRRITRDAGSAYKVNTKDVRARDVQMLFADASTGAHSPALVRQGQISELINAKPKARRRILEEAAGISGLYQRRHEAELKLKGTETNLARIDDVIEQLASQLGQLARQARQAARYRTIGDDLRRAEGLLLYRRWKEADAARADAQTQLTDRVKAAAAAEGASRQATKARQDAEDRLPPLREEEAIAAAILQRLQVQRDQLSDQESQARERIETLTSRITQLTRDIDRESGLNKDAGETIERLEWEQAQIAKASEGHGDVLEASNADARDSAAILQEREADLTQLTEDVARLAARHQSAHRLLDDSRKTLEKSEAEATRARSAMDDAKGAVDKAGTDFNAAGVAQTSAAKASEDAEAALVAADEARSEAQSREADARAARSSAEGEVNALHAEVQALSRLVERDSAEGTQVLDSLRVKSGYEKALGAALADDLRAPEIDGEAPSGWALLPGYSQAQALPDGVNALSNYVSVPEVLARRMSQIGLVSTEDAARLQADLKPGQRLVSMEGDLWRWDGFRAGAEDQPSTAALRLEQLNRLQELKQDLEEATARADGARAAHDVLKTRLVETTEADKRARDARRDADRAVTEANRALSRAEADRNIAEGKLENLGLALKRHEEEAMGARQRLAEAERGVADLGDLDAARTQVEEVKMAVEAARMTMMSKRSAHDELRREGEARIRRSQEITKEISGWKHRLETAGKRIAELEERKTENEAELKDAQAAPDELAAKRDELADAIGEAETRLKAAGDKLAEGETAEREAANAERDAERAAGEAREARARAEARADAARETVTLAAERIQEEMETTPDALLETLDADPEKMPSSEQIEHDVNRLKRQRDSLGAVNLRAEEDAKEVQEEHDHLLSEKTDLEEAIKKLRSGISSLNKEGRERLLTAFEQVNESFGTLFQHLFGGGEAKLVLVESDDPLDAGLEIMCQPPGKKLSTLSLLSGGEQTLTALALIFAVFLANPAPICVLDEVDAPLDDANVTRFCDLLDEMTRRTNTRFLIITHHAVTMARMDRLFGVTMAEQGVSQLVSVDLKKAEQMVA, encoded by the coding sequence TTGCGGTTTTCAAAACTCCGTCTGAATGGCTTTAAAAGCTTTGTAGACCCGACCGATCTGGTGATCGCGGACGGGCTGACGGGTGTTGTGGGTCCGAATGGCTGCGGCAAATCCAACCTTCTGGAAGCGCTGCGCTGGGTCATGGGCGAGAACCGCCCGACTGCCATGCGCGGCGGCGGGATGGAGGACGTGATCTTCGCCGGGGCATCAAGCCGCCCTGCCCGCAACTTTGCCGAAGTATCCCTGCTTTTGGACAACAGCGAACGGCTTGCGCCATCCGGGTTCAACGAAAGCGACAACCTTGAGATCGTGCGCCGGATCACCCGCGACGCCGGATCCGCCTATAAGGTCAACACCAAAGACGTCCGCGCGCGTGACGTTCAAATGCTGTTCGCCGATGCCTCAACCGGGGCGCATTCGCCCGCGCTGGTACGGCAGGGTCAGATTTCCGAGCTGATCAACGCCAAACCCAAAGCGCGTCGTCGCATTTTGGAAGAGGCCGCCGGGATCTCGGGTCTGTATCAGCGCCGGCACGAAGCCGAGCTGAAACTGAAAGGCACCGAGACCAATCTGGCGCGCATCGATGATGTGATCGAACAGCTGGCCTCTCAGCTGGGGCAGTTGGCGCGACAGGCCCGCCAAGCCGCGCGGTATCGCACCATCGGTGACGACCTGCGTCGGGCTGAAGGGCTGCTTCTGTATCGCCGCTGGAAAGAAGCTGACGCCGCCCGCGCCGATGCACAGACCCAGTTGACCGACCGTGTAAAGGCCGCCGCCGCCGCTGAAGGTGCTTCGCGTCAAGCGACCAAAGCCCGACAGGACGCCGAAGACCGCCTGCCACCCCTGCGCGAGGAAGAGGCCATCGCCGCCGCAATCCTGCAACGTCTGCAAGTTCAGCGCGACCAATTGTCAGATCAGGAAAGCCAAGCCCGCGAACGGATCGAGACCCTGACAAGCCGCATCACCCAACTGACCCGCGATATTGATCGGGAAAGTGGGCTGAACAAAGACGCCGGCGAAACGATCGAGCGGTTGGAATGGGAACAGGCGCAAATTGCCAAGGCGTCTGAAGGTCATGGAGACGTGCTTGAAGCATCCAATGCCGATGCGCGCGACAGTGCCGCGATCTTGCAGGAACGTGAAGCTGACCTGACCCAACTGACGGAAGACGTCGCGCGGCTGGCCGCGCGCCACCAATCCGCTCACCGCCTGTTGGATGACAGCCGTAAAACGCTTGAGAAAAGTGAAGCCGAGGCCACGCGAGCACGCTCCGCAATGGACGACGCCAAGGGGGCCGTGGATAAGGCGGGTACGGATTTTAACGCGGCTGGCGTGGCGCAAACCTCTGCCGCCAAAGCGTCTGAGGATGCGGAAGCCGCACTTGTCGCAGCTGATGAAGCCCGTTCCGAAGCGCAGTCGCGCGAAGCCGACGCCCGCGCCGCCCGATCGTCCGCTGAAGGCGAAGTGAACGCCCTTCATGCCGAGGTTCAGGCGCTGTCCCGTCTGGTCGAACGCGACTCGGCTGAAGGTACGCAAGTGCTGGACAGTCTGCGTGTCAAATCTGGGTACGAGAAAGCTTTGGGTGCGGCGCTCGCCGATGATCTGCGTGCCCCTGAAATTGATGGCGAAGCACCGTCTGGTTGGGCACTATTACCGGGGTATTCGCAAGCACAGGCCTTGCCCGATGGCGTGAATGCCCTGTCCAACTATGTCTCGGTGCCCGAAGTTTTGGCCCGCCGCATGAGCCAGATTGGTTTGGTCAGCACCGAAGACGCAGCGCGCCTTCAGGCAGACCTGAAACCCGGGCAGCGTCTGGTCTCGATGGAAGGCGATCTGTGGCGTTGGGACGGGTTCCGGGCGGGCGCCGAAGACCAACCCTCGACCGCCGCGTTGCGGCTTGAGCAGCTGAACCGCCTGCAAGAACTCAAGCAGGATCTGGAAGAAGCCACCGCCCGCGCCGATGGGGCCCGCGCAGCCCATGACGTACTAAAAACCCGTTTGGTCGAAACGACCGAGGCTGACAAGCGTGCCCGCGATGCGCGTCGCGATGCCGACCGCGCCGTGACCGAGGCCAACCGCGCCCTGTCGCGTGCCGAAGCAGATCGCAATATCGCGGAAGGCAAACTGGAAAACCTTGGGCTGGCGCTGAAACGCCACGAGGAAGAAGCCATGGGTGCGCGCCAGCGTCTGGCCGAGGCCGAACGCGGTGTTGCTGATCTGGGCGATTTGGATGCTGCCCGCACACAGGTGGAAGAAGTCAAAATGGCCGTGGAAGCCGCACGGATGACCATGATGTCCAAACGCTCGGCCCATGATGAACTGCGCCGCGAGGGCGAAGCACGCATCCGCCGCTCTCAGGAAATCACCAAGGAAATCTCGGGCTGGAAGCACCGTCTGGAAACCGCTGGCAAACGGATTGCCGAATTGGAAGAGCGCAAGACGGAAAACGAAGCCGAACTGAAGGACGCTCAGGCCGCGCCAGACGAACTGGCCGCCAAGCGAGACGAGTTGGCCGATGCTATTGGCGAAGCTGAAACACGGCTTAAGGCGGCCGGCGACAAGTTGGCCGAAGGCGAAACCGCCGAGCGCGAAGCGGCTAATGCTGAACGCGACGCAGAACGCGCCGCCGGCGAAGCCCGCGAGGCCCGCGCCCGTGCCGAAGCCCGTGCAGACGCCGCCCGCGAGACAGTGACCCTTGCTGCCGAGCGCATTCAGGAAGAGATGGAGACCACGCCGGACGCTCTTTTGGAAACGCTGGATGCGGACCCCGAAAAGATGCCTTCGTCCGAGCAGATCGAACACGATGTGAACCGTTTGAAACGCCAGCGAGATTCCTTGGGCGCGGTCAACCTGCGCGCCGAAGAAGACGCCAAGGAAGTTCAGGAAGAACACGATCATCTGCTGTCTGAAAAGACCGATCTGGAAGAAGCAATCAAGAAGCTGCGCTCGGGTATTTCCAGTCTGAACAAGGAAGGACGCGAGCGTCTGTTGACCGCGTTCGAGCAGGTGAACGAAAGCTTCGGCACCCTGTTCCAGCATCTGTTTGGTGGCGGCGAAGCCAAGCTGGTGCTGGTCGAAAGCGACGATCCGCTGGATGCGGGGCTGGAAATCATGTGCCAACCGCCGGGCAAGAAGCTGTCGACACTCAGCCTGCTGTCGGGCGGCGAACAGACCTTGACTGCGCTGGCCCTGATCTTTGCCGTCTTCCTTGCCAACCCCGCCCCGATCTGTGTGCTGGACGAGGTCGACGCGCCGCTGGATGACGCCAACGTCACGCGCTTCTGTGACCTGCTGGACGAGATGACCCGCCGCACGAACACGCGCTTCCTGATCATCACCCACCACGCGGTGACGATGGCACGGATGGACCGGTTGTTTGGTGTAACTATGGCTGAACAGGGTGTCAGCCAGCTGGTGAGTGTTGACCTGAAAAAGGCCGAGCAAATGGTCGCCTGA
- a CDS encoding lytic murein transglycosylase — translation MQKIISAVAIAMSLALPAQAQSVACGGSFKGFVGAMKNEAIAKGHSKASVNKFFASVRQDQATLKADRSQGIFQRPFVDFSRRLISQDRINRGRAMLTKHAAVFDRMEAEYGVSRGVLTAFWAFETDYGAFQGDFNTLNSLVTLSHDCRRPELFQPQVFAALELYEAGAFNPATSTGAWAGEIGMVQMLPGDIIEAGVDGNGDGKIDLRKTPADALLSGANMLRGLGWRAGEPWLQEVTVPADLNWAETGLDTTKAVSDWAALGVSPRAGKLGAGNLPASIILPQGRKGPAFIAYPNFRVYFEWNQSFVYVTTAAYFATRLEGGPVFNAGNPDPAFSGQQMKALQKKLSARGHDVGKIDGILGAKTRAAIQKEQVRLGLPADAWPTAQLLNAL, via the coding sequence ATGCAAAAAATTATCTCGGCCGTGGCGATTGCCATGTCCCTGGCCCTTCCCGCACAGGCGCAATCCGTGGCCTGTGGCGGAAGCTTCAAAGGCTTCGTGGGCGCGATGAAAAACGAGGCCATCGCCAAGGGTCATTCCAAAGCCAGCGTGAACAAGTTCTTCGCGTCCGTCCGTCAGGATCAGGCGACGCTGAAGGCAGATCGGTCGCAGGGGATCTTTCAACGGCCCTTCGTTGATTTCTCGCGCCGTCTGATCAGTCAGGACCGGATCAACCGGGGCCGCGCAATGCTGACCAAACATGCCGCGGTCTTTGATAGGATGGAGGCCGAATACGGCGTCAGTCGCGGCGTTCTGACCGCATTCTGGGCGTTCGAGACCGACTATGGCGCCTTCCAAGGGGACTTCAACACGCTGAACTCGCTGGTCACGCTATCGCATGACTGCCGCCGCCCCGAGCTGTTCCAGCCGCAGGTTTTTGCGGCGCTTGAACTGTACGAGGCCGGTGCCTTCAACCCGGCGACCTCGACAGGCGCATGGGCGGGCGAGATTGGCATGGTTCAGATGCTGCCCGGTGACATCATCGAGGCCGGTGTGGACGGCAATGGCGACGGCAAGATCGATCTGCGCAAAACACCAGCCGATGCGCTACTGTCTGGGGCCAACATGTTGCGGGGTCTGGGCTGGCGCGCGGGTGAGCCGTGGCTGCAAGAGGTCACCGTTCCTGCCGATCTGAATTGGGCCGAGACCGGGTTGGACACGACGAAAGCGGTGTCAGACTGGGCGGCGCTTGGCGTTTCGCCGCGGGCTGGAAAGCTGGGTGCGGGGAACCTGCCTGCCTCGATCATCTTGCCGCAGGGACGCAAGGGGCCAGCCTTCATCGCCTATCCCAACTTCCGTGTGTATTTCGAGTGGAACCAAAGCTTCGTCTATGTGACCACCGCAGCCTATTTCGCCACGCGCCTTGAGGGCGGACCGGTTTTCAATGCGGGCAATCCCGATCCGGCCTTCAGCGGTCAGCAGATGAAAGCGCTGCAAAAGAAACTGTCTGCGCGCGGGCATGATGTGGGCAAGATTGATGGTATTCTGGGCGCAAAAACCCGTGCCGCCATTCAGAAAGAGCAGGTTCGTCTTGGCCTGCCTGCGGACGCTTGGCCGACGGCACAGCTTCTGAACGCTCTGTAA